One Cryobacterium roopkundense genomic region harbors:
- the iolD gene encoding 3D-(3,5/4)-trihydroxycyclohexane-1,2-dione acylhydrolase (decyclizing), which produces MTHTTAVPTIRLTVGQAVIQFLKAQYVERDGVTELFFGGAFGIFGHGNVAGIGQAMLQYQDEFRYYQGRNEQGMVHIGIGYAKMKNRLGALAVSTSIGPGATNMVTGAGTATVNHLPVLLLPSDVFATRSTGAVLQQQEMPYAGDITANDAFRPVSRYFDRIWRPEQLAPALLEAMRVLTSPADTGAVTIALPQDVQAEAYDFPRALFADRVWHVARNRADRAAIARAAKIIASSTNPVIIAGGGVIYSDASDQLVAFAEATGIGVGVTQAGKASIPHDHELALGALGASGSAFANDIAGSADVVIGIGTRYTDFTTASNTMFKNPNVRFVNINVAEIDVVKETATPLMGDARETLLDLLDALDGWKVSDTTRSGTMAAAAGWRREVDRIIDLGTSTTLSQAQMIGVLNAAAGERDVIVNAAGSMPGDLHRLWRAGSVKGYDLEYGNSCMGYEIPGAIGNALADSSRHVFCLIGDGTYLMLSQEIMTAVQEQLNMTIVIVDNYGYGSIAALSESRGSQGFACRFNERGEGERHDGARIEVDFASNAASYGASVWSADSAKSFQAALDEAVAFDGTSVVYVQVDEQARFGGSGAWWDVPVAEVSTLESATLARQEYDREREAQHLYL; this is translated from the coding sequence ATGACGCACACAACCGCAGTTCCCACCATTCGCCTCACCGTCGGTCAGGCCGTGATTCAATTTCTCAAGGCACAGTACGTCGAGCGCGACGGCGTGACCGAATTGTTCTTCGGCGGTGCCTTTGGCATCTTCGGGCACGGCAACGTGGCCGGAATCGGCCAGGCGATGTTGCAATACCAGGACGAGTTCCGCTATTACCAGGGCCGCAATGAGCAAGGCATGGTCCACATCGGCATCGGCTACGCAAAAATGAAAAACCGTCTCGGCGCACTCGCGGTCAGTACTTCGATCGGGCCGGGTGCCACGAACATGGTCACGGGAGCGGGGACCGCAACGGTCAACCACCTCCCGGTGCTGCTTCTGCCCAGCGACGTCTTTGCAACGCGCTCGACGGGCGCAGTGCTGCAGCAGCAGGAGATGCCGTACGCGGGCGACATCACCGCCAACGATGCCTTCCGGCCTGTCTCGCGATACTTCGACCGCATCTGGCGCCCCGAGCAGCTTGCACCGGCCCTGCTCGAGGCGATGCGAGTGCTGACCAGTCCCGCCGACACGGGTGCCGTCACCATCGCACTGCCACAGGACGTGCAGGCCGAGGCTTACGACTTCCCGAGGGCCCTATTCGCCGACCGCGTGTGGCATGTGGCCCGGAATCGCGCCGACCGGGCAGCTATCGCCAGGGCTGCGAAAATCATCGCGTCCTCGACAAATCCGGTGATAATCGCCGGCGGCGGGGTCATCTACTCGGACGCAAGCGATCAGCTCGTCGCGTTCGCGGAAGCGACAGGTATCGGCGTGGGTGTCACCCAGGCCGGCAAAGCTTCCATTCCTCACGACCACGAGCTCGCTCTCGGCGCTCTCGGCGCCAGCGGCTCGGCCTTTGCGAACGACATCGCGGGCAGCGCCGACGTTGTCATCGGCATTGGAACGCGCTATACGGATTTCACAACTGCCTCGAACACGATGTTCAAGAATCCGAACGTCCGCTTCGTCAACATCAACGTCGCCGAGATCGACGTGGTCAAGGAAACGGCGACGCCACTCATGGGTGACGCGCGCGAGACATTGCTCGATCTGCTGGACGCGCTGGACGGCTGGAAGGTGTCAGACACGACGCGGTCCGGCACGATGGCCGCCGCGGCCGGCTGGCGACGCGAGGTCGACCGAATCATTGACCTCGGCACAAGCACCACGCTGTCGCAGGCTCAGATGATCGGCGTCCTGAACGCCGCAGCGGGTGAGCGCGATGTGATCGTGAACGCCGCCGGATCAATGCCGGGTGACCTGCACCGTCTCTGGCGTGCAGGATCGGTCAAAGGGTACGACCTGGAGTACGGCAATTCCTGCATGGGATACGAGATCCCGGGCGCGATCGGGAATGCGCTCGCCGACTCGAGCCGACACGTCTTCTGCCTGATCGGGGATGGCACCTACCTGATGCTTTCTCAGGAGATCATGACGGCCGTTCAAGAGCAGCTGAATATGACGATCGTGATCGTGGACAACTACGGCTACGGCTCCATCGCCGCTCTCTCAGAAAGCCGCGGATCGCAGGGCTTCGCGTGCCGATTCAACGAACGCGGAGAAGGCGAGCGCCATGACGGCGCCCGCATCGAGGTCGACTTCGCCTCAAACGCGGCGAGCTATGGCGCCTCGGTATGGAGCGCCGACAGCGCCAAGTCCTTTCAGGCAGCGCTCGACGAGGCCGTCGCCTTCGACGGCACCAGCGTTGTCTACGTGCAAGTAGACGAACAGGCGCGCTTTGGCGGCTCCGGCGCGTGGTGGGACGTTCCCGTCGCTGAGGTTTCGACGCTGGAGTCGGCCACTTTGGCCCGACAGGAGTACGACCGGGAGCGCGAAGCGCAACACCTATACCTCTAA
- the iolB gene encoding 5-deoxy-glucuronate isomerase, which produces MSEPQILKHGTWDKITPEIAGWEFVSFEVTVFDGQTLSFDADTNERALVPLSGTVTATINGVEYVFGGRTSVFDGLGHCLYIPRDTAATVTASAGAELAIASTPATTKHEIVLVTPADLPLDTRGAGNASRQISTLIPPAFPADRLLVIEVWTPGGNWSSFPPHKHEHDHDGEAELEETYYYRLRKPESGWAMQRAYSPERGFELAETVRDGDICLLPWAYHTTVAAHGHDLYYLNVMAGPALQRTLQAAQDPKLSELANAWPEMDMDPRLPLIPRYPQA; this is translated from the coding sequence ATGTCTGAACCCCAAATCCTGAAACACGGCACGTGGGACAAAATCACGCCCGAGATTGCCGGATGGGAGTTCGTCTCCTTCGAAGTCACTGTCTTCGACGGGCAGACCCTCTCTTTTGACGCCGACACCAATGAACGCGCCCTCGTGCCGCTGTCCGGCACGGTCACGGCCACCATCAACGGTGTCGAGTATGTGTTCGGCGGTCGGACCAGCGTCTTTGACGGGCTTGGCCATTGCCTCTACATTCCCCGCGATACCGCTGCCACGGTCACTGCGAGCGCAGGCGCCGAGCTCGCGATCGCATCAACTCCGGCGACAACGAAGCATGAGATCGTCCTCGTCACGCCGGCCGACCTCCCTCTGGATACTCGAGGCGCAGGCAATGCCTCGCGACAGATTTCCACGCTCATTCCTCCGGCATTCCCCGCGGACCGTCTGTTGGTCATCGAAGTCTGGACTCCCGGCGGCAACTGGTCGAGCTTCCCTCCACACAAGCACGAGCACGACCACGACGGTGAGGCGGAGCTCGAGGAGACCTACTACTACCGTCTCAGGAAGCCAGAGAGCGGGTGGGCGATGCAGCGCGCCTATAGTCCAGAGCGCGGCTTCGAGCTGGCCGAAACTGTTCGTGACGGTGATATCTGTCTGCTTCCGTGGGCGTATCACACCACCGTCGCCGCGCACGGTCACGATCTCTACTATCTCAACGTGATGGCTGGACCAGCCCTGCAGCGCACCTTGCAGGCCGCTCAGGACCCCAAGCTCTCCGAGCTGGCCAATGCCTGGCCCGAGATGGACATGGACCCACGCCTTCCGCTCATCCCGCGATACCCGCAGGCGTAG
- a CDS encoding sugar phosphate isomerase/epimerase family protein, with product MNAPRLVATCWTSAGNVGPLDRSEVSPHSPADRLHAIAAAGWDGFGFAHEDLAVVRDTIGFAALRDEIDAAGFSHVEVELVTNWSDPDERSWRPRWEMLLEAAETLGATFIKAGPAAGAPATDLASYVKPLRRLAEEAAQIGCRIALEPLPFSVIESLPRGAELVRAVDHPAAGLIVDFWHVFRAGTSLGDFAALVPIEKVFGVELSDAPSEVVGTLFEDTRNRRTLVGRGQQDVVGFVRTLRSMGYVGAWGVEVISDEHRARSLETALELARSTTLEVFYRAELGTY from the coding sequence ATGAACGCCCCACGCCTTGTCGCGACATGCTGGACGAGCGCCGGAAACGTGGGGCCGCTCGACCGCTCCGAGGTCAGCCCGCATTCCCCGGCGGATCGCCTCCACGCGATCGCTGCCGCCGGATGGGACGGCTTCGGCTTCGCTCACGAGGATCTCGCCGTCGTGCGCGACACGATCGGATTCGCCGCGTTGCGCGACGAGATCGACGCGGCAGGTTTCAGTCATGTTGAGGTCGAACTGGTGACCAACTGGTCCGATCCGGATGAACGGTCCTGGCGGCCCCGCTGGGAAATGTTGCTCGAGGCCGCTGAGACTCTCGGCGCAACGTTTATCAAGGCCGGTCCCGCAGCGGGCGCTCCGGCCACGGACTTGGCTTCCTATGTGAAGCCGCTGCGCCGACTGGCAGAGGAGGCCGCCCAGATCGGCTGTCGGATCGCGTTGGAGCCCCTACCCTTTTCCGTGATCGAATCGCTGCCGCGTGGGGCCGAACTCGTCCGTGCCGTGGACCATCCGGCCGCTGGCCTCATTGTGGATTTCTGGCATGTGTTCCGTGCGGGAACGTCGCTGGGGGACTTTGCCGCGTTGGTTCCGATCGAGAAGGTGTTTGGTGTCGAGCTCAGCGACGCGCCGAGCGAGGTTGTCGGCACCCTCTTTGAGGACACCCGCAACCGGCGCACCCTCGTGGGCCGTGGTCAGCAGGACGTCGTCGGATTCGTCCGTACTCTCCGCAGCATGGGGTACGTGGGCGCGTGGGGAGTGGAGGTCATTTCCGACGAACATCGTGCGCGCTCCCTGGAAACGGCACTCGAGCTGGCTCGGTCCACCACCCTCGAGGTTTTCTATCGTGCCGAACTCGGAACGTACTAA
- the iolG gene encoding inositol 2-dehydrogenase — MTTPLRFGLFGTGRIGQVHAASIASSPRASLQWVCDPFVDGANATAAKYGGRATAEPADLFAAEDIDALIIASSTPTHVELIDQALDAGIPVLCEKPIDLDITRVDALRAKADAATVPVVLGFNRRFDPHFAELQRRVASGEIGALEQLAIVSRDPAEPPAAYVAVSGGIFRDMTIHDFDMARFFLPNIVSVTARGANQFSPAIAAAGDFDAVVVTLEAEGGELVTITNSRHSAFGYDQRFEAFGSEGMLQVGNIGPSVIRSYSTSLVEAQGAYHSFFLERYADAYRFELEAFIDTVAGEPSRSPGFEDGRAALILADAAELSARTGRTVDVDLRA, encoded by the coding sequence ATGACCACGCCCCTGCGATTCGGTCTTTTCGGTACCGGCCGGATCGGCCAAGTACACGCCGCCAGCATCGCCTCCTCTCCTCGCGCCAGCCTCCAATGGGTGTGCGATCCATTTGTCGACGGTGCCAACGCGACGGCCGCAAAATATGGTGGGCGCGCCACGGCGGAACCCGCCGATCTCTTTGCGGCTGAGGACATCGACGCGCTTATCATCGCCTCATCGACACCGACACATGTCGAACTGATCGATCAGGCCCTCGACGCCGGAATTCCGGTACTCTGCGAGAAACCGATCGACCTCGACATCACGCGCGTCGATGCGCTGCGAGCGAAGGCGGACGCGGCGACGGTGCCAGTCGTCCTCGGTTTCAACCGTCGCTTCGACCCGCACTTTGCCGAGCTGCAACGCCGCGTCGCCAGCGGCGAGATCGGCGCCCTCGAACAGCTCGCCATCGTCAGTCGCGATCCTGCAGAACCACCTGCCGCCTACGTCGCGGTCTCCGGTGGAATCTTCCGCGATATGACGATTCACGACTTCGACATGGCTCGGTTCTTCCTGCCTAATATCGTCTCCGTCACCGCCCGCGGCGCGAATCAGTTCAGTCCGGCCATCGCCGCAGCCGGCGACTTCGATGCCGTCGTCGTCACCTTGGAAGCGGAGGGTGGGGAGTTGGTCACCATCACCAACTCGCGTCACAGCGCCTTCGGATACGATCAGCGTTTCGAAGCCTTCGGCTCCGAGGGCATGCTGCAGGTCGGCAACATTGGGCCCAGCGTCATCAGGTCCTACTCCACGTCCCTCGTTGAGGCCCAGGGTGCCTATCATTCGTTCTTCCTCGAACGATACGCAGACGCCTACCGGTTCGAACTCGAGGCATTCATCGACACGGTAGCCGGGGAACCGTCGCGCAGCCCTGGCTTCGAGGACGGACGAGCTGCGCTCATCCTGGCAGACGCCGCAGAGTTGTCCGCGCGCACCGGACGCACCGTCGACGTCGACCTGCGCGCATGA
- a CDS encoding Gfo/Idh/MocA family protein — translation MHIGVIGVGRAGLMHARNLAQNPDVDRITLLGRDGTRLAEVAQSLLDSIAPGSPADIAGEHAPASAEVDLAWSTGSIDSIAADIDGLVIASPTASHPQLARQAARAGLPVLVEKPLSLDLDELKMLSDELDGLSAQVMVAFHRRYDPAHQSLRRRVSAGELGRLRIVRATGHDHLPLALDYIPKSGGMWHDMLIHDFDAIPWVTGERVVRVQAVGSVLDEPLYGEYGDTDTAAAILTLESGALALVSGTRRNGAGQDVRLEVCGSDNTFSVGLEPRMAVTSTEPDVPGPERPYPQFIDRFEIAFRSEIAHFLRLVRGEDANLTQPRSGIHAIEIAEAAALSRLTAAPVLLPAPSR, via the coding sequence ATGCACATCGGTGTGATCGGAGTCGGACGGGCAGGATTGATGCACGCCCGCAACCTTGCGCAGAACCCCGACGTCGATCGGATCACACTGCTTGGACGGGATGGCACTCGCCTGGCGGAAGTTGCCCAGAGTCTGCTGGACAGCATCGCGCCCGGTTCCCCCGCCGATATCGCCGGCGAGCATGCCCCGGCGTCGGCCGAGGTCGATCTGGCATGGTCTACCGGTTCCATCGATTCGATCGCCGCCGACATCGATGGATTGGTCATCGCCTCGCCGACGGCATCGCACCCACAGCTTGCACGGCAGGCCGCGCGAGCCGGACTGCCTGTTCTCGTGGAAAAGCCGCTATCACTCGATCTCGATGAGCTCAAGATGCTGTCCGACGAGCTGGACGGGCTCTCGGCGCAGGTGATGGTTGCGTTCCATCGTCGTTACGACCCTGCGCACCAGAGTTTGCGCCGGCGGGTCAGCGCCGGCGAATTGGGTCGACTCCGGATCGTGCGAGCAACGGGTCACGATCACCTCCCTCTGGCTTTGGACTACATACCCAAGTCGGGCGGGATGTGGCACGACATGTTGATCCACGATTTCGATGCAATTCCTTGGGTCACGGGGGAGCGCGTGGTGCGAGTGCAGGCGGTTGGATCCGTTCTCGACGAACCTCTATACGGCGAGTACGGTGACACCGACACGGCCGCGGCGATCCTCACCCTCGAGTCCGGCGCACTTGCCTTGGTCAGTGGGACGCGCCGCAACGGTGCGGGCCAGGACGTTCGCCTGGAAGTGTGCGGTTCCGACAACACTTTCTCGGTCGGCCTTGAACCGCGTATGGCTGTGACCTCCACGGAACCCGATGTCCCCGGCCCCGAACGACCGTACCCTCAGTTCATCGATCGCTTCGAGATCGCGTTTCGCAGCGAGATCGCCCACTTCCTCCGACTCGTTCGCGGCGAAGACGCAAATCTCACGCAGCCACGCTCGGGGATCCATGCGATAGAAATCGCTGAGGCCGCCGCGCTGTCCCGGCTGACGGCTGCACCAGTCCTCCTGCCGGCTCCCAGCCGATAG